In Bacteroidales bacterium, a single genomic region encodes these proteins:
- a CDS encoding TonB-dependent receptor, producing MNKYILLITASLIGHTLFSQNNCDWSSLNDADKNYQSGNFNETIKLINRCISEGFNEQQKVQGYRLLAKTYLAFDNDSSANKAVNELLSINPKFQPDYLTDPPKFIQIIEKIKRLKSSMLVTSVSKKAENIYETPATAMLISEDQLKNRGYLDLEAMLHDLPGFDISRSNGNLYTHAYQRGYRSINTNRTLFLVDGVEENDLWSSNVYLSRQYALSNIKNIEVIYGPASTMYGSNAFLGVVNVITKEPADFIKAGKVIGIDARIGYGSYNTKFFDGTFAVRTKNNNIAFSVTTRAFFSDEQNLSEYEQHDFAPATFENNADDYHALLDIKDTAAVNNFLSANAETGTFYYTQRFTPDSANIILTDAGIQQAINFDNTFFENVSYKDMTEAYSVDFKLKVYDFLIGWNYWSKAEGTGGQYTDLVYRTATEGGTWRPVHNYFYTKYDKDINSKLNISNFIRFKTHDFQPDNSVVPSVTYFNGGLDLGALIHDVAPLPINVYLFQKSNQLREEFKTLYQPVSWLDIVAGFEARFSSIQGDYNKKVIVGSMEVPDSIIAEEQGAGGTDIPGGNQFFSRDLGFYTQAGISLIKDTKISLGIRYDNNLVRQTEGYGSAFNPRFAIVYTPGTFIFKGIYAEAFKDATNREKYSTSPGKRELANPLLEPEKVKNYEFVFGKSFFENSLMVNASAYYSQYSNIIQEVSVPVEGGGTTNQNQAVGEAEIFGINAFADYKSNNFTAYLNYTYTEPYAIDPVDSEDNPQLDSLGNIYHKLRISDIANHRINAGFNYVFKDVLNINLRGNFVGKRLTGYNTTVPSNPDTFNPYVVFNGAISYSPKKMGLTIQLSAFNILNKEYASPGLDYATGDLASSLIQNKRNLHLSLIYEF from the coding sequence ATGAATAAATATATACTCTTAATCACAGCTTCCTTAATAGGGCATACATTATTTTCTCAAAATAATTGTGATTGGTCATCATTAAATGATGCTGATAAAAACTATCAGTCGGGAAATTTTAATGAAACAATAAAACTTATAAACCGATGTATCAGCGAAGGCTTTAATGAACAGCAGAAAGTTCAGGGATACAGGCTTTTAGCAAAAACATATTTAGCATTTGATAATGACAGCAGTGCAAATAAAGCCGTAAACGAATTATTAAGTATTAATCCTAAATTTCAACCGGACTATTTAACAGACCCGCCTAAGTTTATTCAAATTATTGAAAAAATTAAACGCTTAAAAAGTTCTATGCTTGTAACATCAGTTTCTAAAAAAGCAGAGAATATTTATGAAACACCCGCAACCGCAATGTTAATATCCGAAGACCAACTAAAAAACAGAGGATATTTAGATTTGGAAGCAATGCTTCATGATTTACCCGGTTTTGACATTTCAAGATCGAACGGAAATTTATATACTCACGCTTACCAAAGAGGTTATCGTTCAATTAATACAAACAGAACATTATTTTTAGTTGACGGAGTTGAAGAAAATGATTTATGGTCAAGCAATGTGTATCTTTCAAGGCAATATGCTCTAAGTAATATTAAAAATATTGAAGTAATATACGGACCTGCATCAACAATGTACGGTTCAAATGCTTTTTTGGGAGTTGTAAATGTAATTACAAAAGAACCTGCAGATTTTATTAAAGCAGGAAAAGTAATCGGAATTGATGCAAGAATCGGCTACGGTTCTTATAACACAAAGTTTTTTGACGGAACTTTTGCCGTAAGAACCAAAAACAATAATATCGCTTTTTCCGTAACAACAAGAGCTTTTTTCTCCGATGAACAAAACTTATCTGAATATGAACAACATGATTTTGCTCCTGCAACCTTTGAAAATAACGCAGACGATTATCATGCACTTCTGGATATTAAAGATACTGCTGCCGTAAACAACTTTTTGTCTGCAAATGCTGAAACAGGAACTTTTTATTACACCCAAAGATTTACACCCGACAGTGCTAATATAATTTTAACTGATGCCGGTATTCAACAAGCTATTAATTTTGACAATACTTTTTTTGAAAATGTATCTTATAAAGATATGACAGAAGCATATTCGGTAGATTTTAAATTAAAAGTATATGATTTTTTAATCGGATGGAATTATTGGAGTAAAGCAGAAGGAACAGGCGGTCAATATACTGACTTAGTGTACAGAACAGCAACAGAAGGCGGAACATGGCGACCTGTTCATAATTATTTTTACACGAAGTATGATAAAGATATTAACTCAAAACTTAATATCAGCAATTTTATAAGATTTAAAACCCATGATTTTCAGCCTGATAACAGCGTTGTGCCTTCTGTAACATATTTTAACGGAGGTTTAGATTTAGGTGCTTTAATTCATGATGTAGCACCTTTACCGATTAATGTTTATTTATTTCAAAAATCAAATCAATTAAGAGAAGAATTTAAAACATTATACCAACCCGTAAGTTGGTTAGATATTGTAGCAGGTTTTGAAGCAAGGTTCAGTTCAATTCAAGGAGACTATAATAAAAAAGTTATTGTCGGAAGCATGGAGGTGCCGGATTCAATTATTGCAGAAGAACAAGGAGCCGGAGGTACTGATATTCCCGGAGGAAATCAATTCTTTTCAAGAGATTTAGGGTTTTATACACAAGCAGGAATAAGTTTAATAAAAGATACTAAAATTTCACTCGGTATAAGATACGATAACAACTTAGTAAGACAAACAGAAGGCTACGGAAGTGCTTTTAACCCAAGATTTGCAATTGTTTACACTCCGGGTACGTTTATTTTTAAAGGAATTTATGCCGAAGCATTTAAAGATGCAACAAACAGAGAAAAATATTCAACATCTCCCGGCAAAAGAGAACTTGCAAATCCGCTTTTAGAACCGGAAAAAGTTAAAAACTATGAATTTGTTTTCGGGAAAAGCTTTTTTGAAAATTCATTGATGGTTAACGCTTCTGCTTATTATTCACAATACAGCAATATAATACAAGAAGTTTCTGTGCCTGTTGAGGGCGGAGGAACAACAAACCAAAATCAAGCAGTAGGAGAAGCCGAAATATTCGGAATAAATGCATTTGCCGATTATAAATCAAATAATTTTACGGCTTATCTCAACTACACTTATACAGAACCTTATGCAATCGACCCCGTTGATAGTGAGGACAATCCCCAATTAGACAGTCTTGGAAATATTTATCATAAACTAAGAATAAGTGATATTGCAAATCACAGAATTAATGCCGGATTTAACTATGTCTTCAAAGATGTGTTAAACATTAACCTCAGAGGAAATTTTGTCGGAAAAAGATTAACAGGTTATAACACAACTGTTCCTTCAAATCCGGATACTTTTAACCCTTATGTTGTATTTAACGGTGCAATAAGTTATTCTCCTAAGAAAATGGGACTAACAATACAATTGTCTGCATTTAACATTTTAAATAAAGAATACGCATCACCGGGCTTAGATTATGCAACAGGAGATTTGGCTTCAAGTCTTATACAAAACAAAAGAAATTTACATTTGAGTTTAATATACGAATTTTAA